In Pseudopipra pipra isolate bDixPip1 chromosome 24, bDixPip1.hap1, whole genome shotgun sequence, a single genomic region encodes these proteins:
- the RSPO1 gene encoding R-spondin-1, whose amino-acid sequence MQLGLLVVVVFLSSMDLTGSSKVVKGKRQRRISTELSQGCARGCDLCSEFNGCLRCSPKLFILLERNDIRQIGICLPSCPLGYFGLRNTDMNKCIKCKIENCESCFSRNFCTKCKEGLYLHKGRCYVTCPEGYAAANGTMECSSPAQCEMSEWGPWGPCSKKRKLCGFKKGNEDRSRRILQAPSGDVSLCPPTTEVRRCTVQKSQCPEGKRKKKEEQGKQDNGNRNRKDTKDTKSGTKKRKSKQRGAAVPMTPASPAQ is encoded by the exons ATGCAGCTTGGACTGcttgtggtggtggtttttcTAAGCTCGATGGATCTAACAGGCAGCAGCAAAGTGGTGAAGGGCAAGAGGCAAAGACGAA TCAGCACCGAGCTGAGTCAGGGCTGTGCCAGAGGCTGCGACCTGTGCTCTGAGTTCAATGGGTGCCTGAGGTGTTCCCCCAAACTCTTCATCCTTCTGGAGAGGAACGATATCCGACAAATTGGGATCTGCCTGCCTTCTTGTCCACTGGGATACTTTGGCCTTCGCAATACAGACATGAACAAGTGCATCA aatgCAAAATTGAGAACTGTGAGTCCTGTTTCAGTCGAAACTTTTGCACAAAATGTAAGGAAGGTTTGTATTTGCACAAAGGGAGATGTTACGTCACGTGCCCCGAAGGCTACGCTGCTGCCAACGGCACCATGGAGTGCAGCAGTCCTG CACAATGTGAAATGAGTGAGTGGGGGCCCTGGGGGCCCTGCTCCAAGAAGAGGAAGCTCTGTGGCttcaagaagggcaatgaagacCGAAGCCGGCGGATTCTGCAGGCTCCCTCTGGAGAcgtgtccctgtgcccacccaccACAGAGGTGCGCAGATGCACTGTGCAGAAGAGCCAGTGCCCTGAAG ggaaaaggaagaaaaaggaagagcaaggaAAGCAAGATAATGGAAATAGAAATCGAAAAGACACCAAAGACACTAAGTCTGGCACgaagaagaggaagagcaaACAGAGAGGGGCCGCGGTGCCCATGACGCCCGCCAGCCCTGCCCAGTAG